One window of Staphylococcus chromogenes genomic DNA carries:
- the plsY gene encoding glycerol-3-phosphate 1-O-acyltransferase PlsY, with protein sequence MTLFLVIILSYLIGAIPSGYLIGKLFFKKDIRQYGSGNTGATNSFRVLGKPAGFTVTFFDIFKGFIVVFLPPLFNVEIHGVLIGIFAILGHVFPIYLKFRGGKAVATSAGVLLGVNPILCLVLISIFFAILYLTKYVSLSSIIAGICCVIGSFFIRDYILLFISMAVVLLLIVRHTSNIKRIIKGTEPKIKWM encoded by the coding sequence ATGACACTTTTCCTAGTGATTATTTTAAGTTACCTTATCGGAGCAATACCAAGTGGTTATTTGATAGGTAAACTGTTTTTTAAAAAAGATATACGACAATACGGCAGTGGGAATACAGGGGCGACAAATAGCTTTAGAGTCCTAGGCAAACCTGCAGGCTTCACTGTCACTTTTTTTGATATTTTCAAAGGCTTCATTGTTGTATTTCTCCCCCCTCTATTTAACGTTGAAATACACGGCGTTTTAATTGGTATTTTTGCGATATTGGGTCATGTTTTTCCAATTTATTTAAAATTCCGCGGTGGGAAAGCTGTAGCAACAAGTGCAGGCGTCTTACTAGGTGTAAATCCAATTTTATGTTTAGTCTTAATTTCAATATTTTTTGCAATACTCTATTTAACAAAATACGTCTCACTCTCTAGTATTATTGCAGGTATTTGTTGCGTGATTGGTTCTTTCTTCATCCGCGATTATATTCTACTGTTTATCAGTATGGCAGTCGTCTTATTGCTTATTGTACGCCATACAAGCAATATTAAACGTATTATTAAAGGAACTGAACCTAAAATTAAATGGATGTAA
- a CDS encoding HesB/YadR/YfhF family protein: protein MQLDMTDNAIQWFKKELELPQEGKTLHFFVRYGGEFQLKQGFSPAFNIENINDIDEIGYEETLNGLKLMIAEKDLWYFEDHRLKIDVQNDEVIYEAEEN, encoded by the coding sequence ATGCAATTAGACATGACAGATAACGCAATTCAATGGTTTAAAAAAGAATTAGAATTACCTCAAGAAGGCAAAACGCTCCATTTCTTTGTAAGATATGGTGGAGAATTTCAGTTAAAACAAGGTTTTAGCCCGGCATTTAATATTGAAAATATTAATGACATTGATGAAATCGGCTACGAAGAAACATTAAATGGTTTAAAATTGATGATTGCTGAAAAAGACCTATGGTATTTTGAAGATCATCGACTAAAAATCGATGTACAAAATGATGAAGTCATTTATGAAGCTGAAGAAAATTAA
- the menI gene encoding 1,4-dihydroxy-2-naphthoyl-CoA hydrolase MenI: MLYALTEIESRYQETDQMGVIYHGNYATWFEVARTDYIRKLGLDYSEMENAGVVSPVTELNINYKKSVTYPEKVIVKTWVSKFSRLRSRYQYEIYNEKGEIVTTGYTDNVIITKDGRKPIRLDKAFPNWFEVYRSVDEQNQAGVEKELTC; this comes from the coding sequence ATGCTATATGCTTTAACAGAAATCGAATCAAGATATCAAGAAACAGACCAAATGGGTGTGATTTATCATGGAAATTATGCTACTTGGTTTGAAGTGGCACGTACGGATTATATTCGTAAACTAGGTTTGGATTATAGTGAAATGGAAAATGCAGGGGTTGTTTCTCCTGTGACAGAGTTAAATATTAACTATAAAAAAAGTGTTACATATCCTGAAAAAGTGATTGTCAAAACATGGGTTTCTAAATTTTCGCGATTACGTTCAAGATATCAGTATGAGATATATAATGAAAAAGGTGAAATAGTGACCACTGGCTATACAGATAATGTCATTATTACAAAAGATGGCCGTAAACCTATCCGTCTGGATAAAGCTTTTCCTAACTGGTTTGAAGTTTATCGTTCCGTGGATGAGCAAAATCAAGCTGGGGTTGAAAAAGAGCTTACATGCTAA
- the acnA gene encoding aconitate hydratase AcnA: MASKLKEQAKKSFQVNGKTLTYYDLKSLEEQGLTEVSRLPYSIRVLLESVLRQEDGFVITDEHIKALSTFGKENEKGEVPFKPSRVILQDFTGVPAVVDLASLRKAMDDVGGDLTKINPEVPVDLVIDHSVQVDSYANPDALERNMKLEFERNYERYQFLNWATKAFQNYNAVPPATGIVHQVNLEYLANVVHVRDIEGDQVAFPDTLVGTDSHTTMINGLGVLGWGVGGIEAEAGMLGQPSYFPIPEVIGVRLTNELPQGSTATDLALRVTELLRKKGVVGKFVEFFGPGVEKLPLADRATIANMAPEYGATCGFFPVDDETLKYLRLTGRSEEQIATVDQYLKENHMFFDASAEPNYTDVVDLDLSTVEASLSGPKRPQDLIFLSDMKDAFQKSVTAPAGNHGHGLDKSEFDKKATIEFKDGRTTEMKTGDIAIAAITSCTNTSNPYVMLGAGLLAKKAVEKGLKVPEYVKTSLAPGSKVVTGYLRDAGLQDYLDQLGFNLVGYGCTTCIGNSGPLLEEIERAVAKEDLLVTSVLSGNRNFEGRIHPLVKANYLASPQLVVAYALAGTVDIDLQNEALGKDAQGNDVYLKDIWPSIQEVSDAVDSVVTPELFKEEYKNVYENNELWNKIETTDQPLYDFDPSSTYIQNPTFFQGLSKEPGQIAPLNDLRVMGKFGDSVTTDHISPAGAIGKDTPAGKYLLDNGVSPRDFNSYGSRRGNHEVMVRGTFANIRIKNQLAPGTEGGYTTYWPTKEVMSIYDAAMKYKEDGTGLVVLAGNDYGMGSSRDWAAKGTNLLGVKTVIAQSYERIHRSNLVMMGVLPLQFKQGDSADALGLDGTEHISVDITENIEPGQEVKVTAKKEDGQIIEFNALARFDSKVEIEYYRHGGILQLVLRKKLAN; this comes from the coding sequence ATGGCTTCAAAATTAAAAGAGCAAGCTAAAAAGTCATTTCAAGTCAATGGTAAAACGTTAACTTATTACGACCTTAAATCTCTAGAAGAGCAAGGTTTAACAGAAGTAAGTCGTTTACCTTATTCAATTCGAGTACTTTTAGAATCGGTTTTACGTCAAGAAGATGGATTTGTCATTACGGATGAACACATTAAAGCTTTATCTACATTTGGCAAAGAAAATGAAAAAGGGGAAGTTCCTTTTAAACCATCTCGTGTTATCTTACAAGACTTTACGGGTGTACCGGCAGTCGTTGACTTAGCGTCATTACGTAAAGCAATGGATGATGTGGGTGGAGACTTAACGAAAATCAATCCAGAAGTGCCCGTAGATTTAGTTATTGACCACTCTGTACAAGTGGATAGCTATGCAAATCCTGATGCACTTGAACGTAACATGAAATTAGAATTTGAAAGAAACTATGAGCGTTACCAATTTTTGAATTGGGCAACAAAAGCTTTTCAAAACTATAATGCAGTACCACCTGCAACAGGTATTGTTCACCAAGTCAACCTTGAATACTTAGCAAATGTGGTCCATGTCCGTGACATTGAGGGAGATCAAGTTGCTTTCCCAGATACACTTGTTGGTACTGACTCACATACGACAATGATTAATGGTCTTGGTGTCTTAGGCTGGGGCGTTGGCGGTATTGAAGCTGAAGCAGGTATGCTTGGTCAACCTTCATATTTCCCAATTCCAGAAGTGATTGGCGTACGTTTAACAAACGAATTACCACAAGGTTCAACAGCGACAGACCTTGCATTACGTGTGACTGAATTGTTACGTAAAAAAGGTGTTGTGGGCAAATTTGTCGAATTTTTCGGTCCAGGCGTTGAAAAATTGCCACTTGCAGACCGTGCAACGATTGCAAACATGGCGCCTGAATACGGTGCAACATGTGGTTTCTTCCCAGTTGATGATGAAACATTAAAATATTTACGCTTAACTGGACGTTCAGAAGAACAAATTGCAACAGTTGACCAATATTTAAAAGAAAATCATATGTTCTTTGATGCTTCAGCTGAACCAAATTACACTGATGTTGTTGATTTGGATTTATCTACAGTAGAAGCTTCATTATCAGGTCCAAAACGACCACAAGACCTTATCTTCTTAAGCGACATGAAAGATGCTTTCCAAAAATCAGTGACTGCACCTGCAGGCAACCACGGTCATGGACTTGATAAGAGTGAATTTGATAAAAAAGCTACAATCGAATTCAAAGATGGTCGTACAACTGAAATGAAAACAGGAGATATTGCTATTGCCGCAATCACTTCATGTACGAACACATCTAATCCATACGTCATGTTAGGTGCAGGTTTACTTGCTAAAAAAGCTGTTGAAAAAGGCTTAAAAGTTCCTGAATACGTAAAAACATCTTTAGCGCCTGGCTCAAAAGTCGTGACTGGATATTTACGTGATGCGGGCTTACAAGACTATTTAGATCAATTAGGATTTAATCTAGTAGGTTACGGCTGTACAACATGTATTGGTAACTCAGGACCATTACTTGAAGAAATTGAACGTGCAGTGGCTAAAGAAGATCTTTTAGTAACTTCTGTATTGTCAGGTAACCGTAACTTTGAAGGACGTATTCACCCATTAGTAAAAGCGAACTATCTTGCTTCACCACAACTTGTTGTAGCATACGCATTAGCTGGAACAGTGGACATCGACCTTCAAAACGAAGCACTTGGTAAAGACGCTCAAGGTAACGATGTCTACTTAAAAGACATTTGGCCTTCTATTCAAGAAGTTTCAGATGCAGTAGACAGCGTAGTTACACCGGAATTATTTAAAGAAGAGTATAAAAACGTATACGAAAATAACGAGTTGTGGAACAAAATTGAAACGACAGATCAACCTTTATATGATTTTGATCCATCATCTACGTATATTCAAAACCCTACTTTCTTCCAAGGTTTATCAAAAGAACCGGGTCAAATTGCTCCATTAAATGATTTACGCGTGATGGGTAAATTCGGTGATTCTGTAACAACAGACCATATTTCACCAGCGGGTGCTATTGGTAAAGATACACCAGCAGGTAAATATTTATTAGATAATGGCGTTTCTCCACGTGATTTCAACTCTTATGGTTCACGCCGTGGTAATCACGAAGTCATGGTTCGTGGTACTTTCGCAAACATTCGTATTAAAAACCAATTAGCTCCAGGTACAGAAGGTGGCTATACAACATACTGGCCAACAAAAGAAGTGATGTCCATTTATGATGCAGCCATGAAGTATAAAGAAGATGGCACAGGTCTAGTTGTATTAGCTGGTAACGACTATGGTATGGGCTCTTCACGTGACTGGGCAGCTAAAGGAACGAATTTATTAGGTGTAAAAACAGTCATTGCGCAAAGTTATGAACGTATTCACCGTTCAAATCTTGTGATGATGGGTGTATTACCATTACAATTCAAACAAGGGGATTCCGCTGATGCACTTGGCCTTGATGGCACAGAACATATTTCAGTTGATATTACAGAAAATATCGAACCTGGCCAAGAAGTCAAAGTTACAGCGAAAAAAGAAGACGGTCAAATTATTGAATTTAATGCACTTGCACGATTTGATTCAAAAGTTGAAATCGAATACTATCGTCATGGTGGTATCTTACAACTAGTACTTCGTAAAAAGTTAGCCAATTAA
- a CDS encoding BCCT family transporter — protein MNSSNPQQNGKKFSPVFIFSSIIVFAIVLVGVLIPKQFGGITSSITAWITSTLGWYYLILTTVIVFFCVFLIFSPIGKLKLGRPNDKPEFNTVSWFAMLFSAGMGIGLVFYGAAEPIAHFASPPNADPKSTEAFTESLRSTFFHWGFHAWAVYGVVALALAYSQFRKGEPGLLSKTLRPILGDRVDGPIGTLIDVLAVFATVVGVAVSLGMGALQIAGGLHYLFNIPNNIITQSIIIVVVTILFIMSAWSGLSKGIQYLSNLNIGLGTVLLIAALFIGPTILILNMLTSSTGSLLNSFLFNSFDAAATNPQKREWMASWTLYYWGWWLSWSPFVGVFIARVSKGRSIREFISGVLLVPVIVSFIWFSVFGVLGIETAKKHKEIFDMSVETQLFGVFHHLPMGMVLSIIALLLIASFFITSADSATFVLGMQTTFGSQNPSAFVKVTWGVAQSLIAFVLLLSGGGDGEAGLTALQNAAIISALPFSFVVILMMISFYKDANKERKFLGLTLTPNKHRLKEYVENSRNDYEEELISKRKSLRDSER, from the coding sequence ATGAATTCTTCAAATCCACAGCAAAATGGTAAGAAGTTTTCACCAGTATTTATATTTAGTTCAATTATTGTTTTTGCGATTGTATTAGTTGGGGTCCTTATACCAAAACAATTTGGAGGTATTACTTCCTCAATTACTGCTTGGATTACAAGTACATTAGGTTGGTATTATCTCATTTTGACTACGGTTATCGTATTCTTCTGTGTATTTTTAATTTTCAGTCCAATTGGTAAATTAAAACTTGGAAGACCTAATGACAAACCAGAATTCAACACGGTTTCTTGGTTTGCGATGCTCTTCAGTGCAGGGATGGGAATTGGCCTAGTTTTCTATGGTGCAGCAGAACCGATTGCGCATTTTGCTTCTCCGCCGAATGCCGATCCGAAATCGACAGAAGCTTTTACTGAATCACTGCGTTCAACATTCTTTCATTGGGGATTTCATGCTTGGGCAGTTTATGGTGTTGTCGCTTTAGCACTAGCTTATTCTCAATTTAGAAAAGGTGAACCAGGTCTCCTTTCAAAAACGTTGAGACCTATTTTAGGGGACCGTGTCGATGGGCCAATTGGTACATTGATTGATGTTTTAGCTGTTTTTGCTACAGTTGTAGGTGTCGCTGTATCACTAGGTATGGGCGCCTTACAAATTGCTGGCGGTTTACACTATTTATTTAATATTCCTAACAACATCATTACGCAATCAATTATTATTGTCGTAGTTACGATTTTATTTATTATGAGTGCATGGTCTGGTTTAAGTAAAGGTATCCAATATTTAAGTAATTTAAATATTGGTTTAGGTACAGTTTTATTAATCGCAGCATTATTTATTGGACCGACGATTTTAATTTTAAATATGTTGACCAGTTCTACAGGTAGCTTGCTCAATTCTTTCTTATTTAATAGCTTTGATGCAGCTGCAACTAACCCTCAAAAAAGAGAGTGGATGGCAAGTTGGACACTCTATTATTGGGGTTGGTGGTTAAGCTGGAGCCCATTCGTTGGTGTGTTTATCGCACGTGTATCTAAAGGGCGTTCAATTCGTGAATTTATTTCAGGGGTTTTATTAGTACCGGTGATTGTAAGTTTTATCTGGTTTAGTGTATTTGGTGTCCTAGGTATTGAGACGGCTAAAAAACATAAAGAAATTTTCGATATGTCAGTTGAAACGCAATTGTTTGGTGTATTCCATCATCTGCCTATGGGTATGGTACTCTCAATCATTGCTTTATTATTAATTGCCTCTTTCTTTATTACATCTGCAGACTCTGCAACATTTGTATTAGGAATGCAAACTACATTTGGTTCTCAAAATCCAAGCGCTTTTGTTAAAGTGACATGGGGTGTTGCACAATCACTAATTGCATTTGTTCTATTATTATCAGGTGGCGGTGATGGTGAAGCAGGTCTTACGGCACTGCAAAACGCTGCGATTATAAGTGCGTTGCCATTTTCATTTGTCGTCATTTTGATGATGATTAGTTTCTACAAAGATGCGAACAAAGAACGTAAATTCTTAGGATTAACGTTAACACCCAATAAACACCGCTTAAAAGAATATGTTGAAAATTCTCGTAATGATTACGAAGAAGAACTGATCTCAAAACGCAAGTCACTACGAGATTCTGAAAGATAA
- the mscL gene encoding large conductance mechanosensitive channel protein MscL — protein MLKEFKEFALKGNVLELAVAVVMGAAFNKIVTSLVENVIMPVIGLLFGEIDFAKNWTIYGIKYGIFIQSIIDFIIIAFALFIFIKIANTIVKPKEVVEEIEENTVLLTEIRDLLREQNKKS, from the coding sequence ATGTTAAAAGAATTTAAAGAATTTGCATTAAAAGGGAACGTGCTTGAACTTGCTGTTGCCGTAGTTATGGGAGCTGCTTTCAATAAGATTGTCACTTCTCTCGTTGAAAACGTAATTATGCCAGTCATCGGTCTTTTATTTGGTGAAATCGATTTCGCTAAAAATTGGACGATTTATGGTATTAAGTATGGTATCTTTATTCAATCTATTATCGACTTCATTATCATTGCTTTTGCGTTATTTATCTTTATTAAAATCGCGAATACAATTGTTAAACCAAAAGAAGTTGTTGAAGAAATTGAAGAAAATACAGTTTTATTAACTGAAATTCGCGACTTATTACGTGAACAAAATAAAAAATCATAA
- the sbcC gene encoding exonuclease subunit SbcC codes for MRPLFLKLENFGPFLNESIDFKQIQTNQLFLISGKTGSGKTMIFDAIVYALYGRASTTSREVAQLRSHFASPELPLKVTYEFEIHQQRYKVIRTAAFTKPNKKSETKGILEVYQYKNNQEILLESKINAGNQFLQELLNLKVDQFRQLFILPQGEFKSFLVSKSQDKQSILRTLFNTVMYEDLKNELKEKTKSIQNEMDKTSNKLETYWHDLYTLEDDTLNEYRHIDIHQHEKIREVIPIFEAIGEQKISRLSQKKLELEKQLKHIQECLDQETLRRQLQQEYNTVTQQLTSLETEKEQIQQLEQKIHILKQSQFALHTLNEREEVKKEHATNESSIKALQSKSEALKNKMNEQQKQLKQLDSQQTEIDIKTQTLKNTHYYYQNEREMQKAFEKQNALGNKIKQSQKDLTDLEQQYQRTMEKYKDQTFDFEQMDSLKEHHFSLRTELEKIEFTEQQYQLKLKHETEQKSLKSEIDELEIKTKQLEEKKHVFSKTDQSILSHDKMIQTLQSEIQLAEPCPVCGQIVHELDAVHQVEPLREKLKENDGIDQQLRQIEKQLIKKKATLEQIQSQLETLKDVQNVESKKRELTVLKNKCEEQLEEMAEAKLNFEKLKTKKQEQEAQYQELKQHIELNQYQLEMAMQKVKQFKDDTDFDQYDDFKSTYEKMELEVNVFTKTYEELKNAVQELQGHYNIFENDLKHQRERATSLQAQEQKLNSTLHEEMKKLNIKSVSELEQLMTEAHEVQALEMRVQQYHQALQKYTAQKESVYQKLQELPKQPLETLQNEYTSVQEKLADVTQQFNETQFQIQQNKVKTQKIEQILNEIQQAMSEHRSLFHLAEVISGKNQQNLTLENYVLIYYLEHILESANKRLLNMTGQRYELVRKGDKGRGYSGLEIEVYDYYSNQTRHITSLSGGETFQASLALALGLSEVVQNEQGGISLDAMFIDEGFGTLDQETLETALDTLIHLQASGRLVGIISHVTELKNRIPLILEVNSSQYYSSTTIKHNE; via the coding sequence ATGAGACCGTTATTCTTAAAACTTGAAAACTTTGGTCCTTTTTTGAATGAATCTATCGACTTTAAGCAAATTCAAACGAATCAACTATTTTTAATTAGTGGAAAAACAGGTTCTGGAAAGACAATGATTTTTGATGCGATCGTCTATGCATTGTATGGCAGAGCATCAACGACTTCTCGTGAAGTTGCTCAATTGCGTAGCCATTTTGCATCACCTGAATTGCCATTAAAAGTCACTTATGAATTTGAAATTCATCAACAACGGTATAAAGTGATACGTACGGCCGCTTTTACAAAACCGAATAAAAAAAGTGAAACAAAAGGGATTCTTGAAGTTTATCAATACAAAAATAATCAAGAGATATTGCTTGAAAGTAAAATCAATGCAGGCAATCAATTTTTACAAGAATTATTGAATCTTAAAGTGGATCAATTTAGGCAGTTATTTATCCTCCCTCAAGGTGAGTTTAAATCATTTTTAGTTTCTAAAAGTCAGGATAAACAATCAATTTTAAGAACCCTCTTTAATACAGTAATGTATGAAGATTTAAAAAATGAACTAAAAGAAAAAACGAAGTCTATTCAAAATGAAATGGATAAAACTTCAAATAAATTGGAGACATATTGGCATGATCTCTATACTTTAGAAGACGACACTTTAAATGAATATCGACACATAGATATCCATCAGCACGAAAAAATTCGTGAGGTCATTCCTATCTTTGAAGCGATTGGAGAACAAAAGATATCACGCTTATCTCAAAAGAAATTAGAACTCGAAAAACAATTAAAACATATACAGGAATGTTTGGATCAAGAAACTTTAAGACGACAACTACAACAAGAGTACAATACAGTCACACAACAATTGACTTCGTTAGAGACTGAAAAAGAACAAATACAGCAATTAGAACAAAAAATTCATATATTAAAACAAAGTCAGTTCGCATTACATACATTAAATGAGCGAGAGGAAGTAAAAAAAGAACACGCCACCAATGAATCTAGTATTAAAGCGCTTCAAAGTAAAAGTGAAGCGCTTAAAAATAAGATGAATGAACAGCAAAAGCAGCTCAAGCAGTTAGATTCACAACAAACGGAAATAGATATAAAAACACAAACACTTAAGAACACGCATTATTACTATCAGAACGAGCGTGAGATGCAAAAGGCTTTTGAAAAGCAAAATGCTTTGGGCAATAAAATTAAACAGTCACAAAAGGATTTGACTGATTTAGAACAACAATATCAACGCACGATGGAAAAATATAAAGACCAAACATTTGATTTCGAGCAAATGGATAGTCTGAAAGAGCATCATTTTAGTTTAAGAACTGAGTTAGAAAAAATCGAATTTACTGAACAACAATATCAATTGAAACTTAAACATGAAACCGAACAAAAATCACTTAAAAGTGAAATTGATGAACTGGAAATTAAGACAAAACAGCTGGAAGAGAAAAAGCATGTATTTTCTAAAACAGATCAATCCATCTTGTCACATGATAAAATGATTCAAACGTTACAATCAGAGATACAATTAGCCGAACCGTGTCCTGTTTGTGGTCAAATTGTTCATGAATTAGATGCAGTCCACCAAGTTGAACCCTTGAGGGAAAAACTAAAAGAAAATGATGGCATAGACCAGCAACTGCGTCAAATTGAAAAGCAATTAATTAAGAAGAAAGCAACGTTAGAACAAATTCAATCTCAGCTTGAAACGTTAAAAGATGTGCAAAATGTTGAATCAAAAAAGAGAGAACTAACGGTGTTAAAGAATAAATGCGAAGAACAGTTAGAAGAAATGGCGGAAGCAAAATTAAATTTTGAAAAGCTTAAAACGAAAAAGCAAGAGCAAGAAGCACAATATCAAGAATTGAAACAACACATTGAGTTGAATCAATATCAACTTGAGATGGCCATGCAAAAAGTAAAACAATTTAAAGACGATACTGATTTTGATCAGTATGATGACTTCAAATCAACTTATGAAAAAATGGAGCTAGAAGTTAACGTTTTTACAAAAACTTATGAAGAATTAAAAAATGCAGTACAAGAACTTCAGGGTCACTACAATATATTTGAAAATGATTTAAAACATCAACGAGAACGTGCGACTTCACTTCAAGCGCAAGAACAAAAATTAAATTCAACACTTCATGAAGAAATGAAAAAATTAAATATAAAGTCAGTTTCAGAATTGGAACAATTAATGACTGAAGCTCATGAAGTTCAAGCATTAGAAATGCGTGTGCAACAGTATCATCAAGCACTTCAAAAATATACTGCACAAAAAGAATCCGTATATCAAAAATTGCAAGAGCTCCCCAAACAACCACTTGAAACTTTACAAAATGAGTATACATCTGTTCAAGAAAAGCTTGCGGATGTCACACAACAATTCAATGAAACTCAATTTCAAATTCAACAAAATAAAGTTAAAACACAAAAAATTGAGCAAATATTGAATGAGATTCAACAAGCGATGTCTGAACACCGTTCACTATTCCATTTAGCAGAAGTCATTTCTGGGAAAAATCAGCAAAATTTAACATTAGAAAACTATGTGTTGATTTATTATTTAGAACATATCTTAGAATCGGCAAATAAGCGTTTACTTAATATGACAGGACAACGTTACGAGTTGGTTCGTAAAGGGGATAAAGGTAGAGGTTATAGCGGTCTTGAAATCGAAGTTTACGATTATTATTCTAATCAAACGCGACATATTACTTCTCTTTCTGGTGGGGAAACTTTTCAGGCTTCTTTAGCATTAGCATTAGGTCTTAGTGAAGTCGTTCAAAATGAACAAGGAGGGATTTCACTGGATGCAATGTTTATTGATGAAGGATTTGGTACGTTAGATCAAGAAACATTAGAAACAGCGCTAGATACATTGATACACTTACAAGCAAGTGGTCGACTAGTCGGTATTATTTCACACGTCACAGAATTAAAAAATCGTATTCCATTAATATTGGAGGTAAATTCATCTCAATATTATAGCTCAACAACTATCAAGCATAATGAGTAA
- the sbcD gene encoding exonuclease subunit SbcD, whose translation MKVIHTADWHLGKVLNGQSFLEDQSYILDEFIKKVEKECPDVVIIAGDIFDTSMPSKRAITLMEETIAQINIELGIPTVIINGNHDGKARLRYGSNWFQKNELFIRTEIEDFLNPIQFGNVRIFTMPFFTLAEARQYLDVTLTTYEDAVAQLIAMIKPKLDASFHNILVGHFTVYGAPKSDSEREITVGTIESVAPSILEGFDAVMLGHIHHPFALNQSNIYYSGSLLQYSFSEVNQPKGFRCFQILDDEMTQRFIQLMPKRKLSFVETSFHNAIHGKFSFDHQEDYFHFHLSELEFVKDPMQQLKQQFPNTLALTQQVKEISSQERATKNIKKMKPMEIVNSFYKDLTEESLDDVQEKNITSFLNHYGEEQ comes from the coding sequence ATGAAAGTAATACATACAGCTGATTGGCATTTAGGAAAAGTATTAAATGGCCAATCTTTTCTAGAAGATCAATCTTATATATTAGATGAATTTATCAAAAAAGTAGAGAAAGAATGTCCAGATGTGGTCATTATTGCAGGGGATATTTTTGATACCTCTATGCCGAGTAAACGTGCCATTACATTGATGGAGGAAACCATTGCGCAAATTAATATTGAATTGGGTATTCCTACTGTGATCATAAATGGTAATCATGATGGAAAAGCACGTTTAAGATACGGTTCCAACTGGTTTCAAAAAAATGAGTTATTTATCCGTACAGAAATTGAAGATTTTCTAAATCCTATTCAATTTGGTAACGTGCGAATATTTACAATGCCATTTTTTACACTTGCAGAAGCACGTCAATATTTAGATGTCACGCTCACGACTTACGAAGATGCTGTAGCACAATTGATTGCTATGATTAAACCAAAACTTGATGCATCATTTCATAATATTTTAGTGGGGCATTTTACAGTGTATGGTGCACCAAAAAGCGATTCTGAAAGAGAGATTACAGTGGGGACAATTGAAAGTGTCGCCCCCTCCATTTTAGAGGGATTTGATGCGGTCATGTTAGGTCATATTCATCACCCTTTCGCTTTAAATCAAAGCAATATTTATTATAGTGGTTCTTTACTACAATATTCATTTTCTGAAGTGAACCAGCCTAAAGGTTTTCGATGTTTTCAAATTTTAGATGATGAAATGACACAACGATTTATACAATTAATGCCGAAAAGAAAACTCTCTTTTGTGGAGACGTCATTTCATAATGCCATACATGGTAAATTTTCATTTGATCATCAAGAAGATTATTTTCATTTTCATTTATCTGAATTAGAGTTTGTGAAAGACCCTATGCAACAATTGAAGCAACAATTTCCGAATACGCTTGCTTTAACGCAACAAGTGAAAGAGATTTCATCACAAGAGCGCGCGACAAAGAATATAAAAAAAATGAAGCCTATGGAAATTGTGAATTCATTTTATAAAGATTTAACTGAGGAATCTCTTGATGATGTGCAAGAAAAAAACATTACATCGTTTTTGAATCATTACGGAGAGGAGCAGTAA
- a CDS encoding CcdC family protein, whose protein sequence is MTYLVLSILVAFFMGAVVIFIRMKAQKYPVNAKKIILPPFFMATGALMYVVPYFRLTGTEILESVILGVIFSSVLILTSHFEVKDERIYLKKSKAFPVILISLLILRTLLKVFIGNSVDPGELAGMFFLLAFSMLVPWRIAMLQRYNKIKRNLAQSL, encoded by the coding sequence ATGACGTATTTAGTACTATCTATTTTAGTCGCTTTTTTTATGGGGGCAGTGGTGATTTTTATACGTATGAAGGCGCAAAAGTATCCAGTAAATGCAAAAAAAATAATTTTACCCCCATTTTTCATGGCTACTGGTGCTTTAATGTACGTAGTCCCCTATTTTAGATTGACTGGGACAGAGATTTTAGAATCAGTGATTTTAGGAGTCATTTTCTCATCAGTGTTAATTTTAACTTCTCATTTTGAAGTCAAAGATGAACGTATATATTTAAAAAAATCAAAAGCTTTTCCAGTGATTTTAATTTCTTTACTGATTCTTAGAACGCTTTTAAAAGTCTTTATTGGAAATTCAGTTGATCCAGGTGAGTTAGCAGGGATGTTTTTCCTCTTAGCATTTAGTATGTTGGTGCCGTGGCGCATCGCTATGCTACAACGATATAACAAAATCAAACGAAATTTAGCGCAATCTTTATAA